From Virgibacillus natechei, the proteins below share one genomic window:
- a CDS encoding Rieske (2Fe-2S) protein → MREVVCEKEDIHPGKMRSATLGKIPIVVCRTKDGEFYAFANRCLHQGAPLSEGILCGDTKRTDIHGNYEYIKDGEILRCPWHALEYDIKNDGVMLAEPDKKLRSFQVAIEDDQVVVYK, encoded by the coding sequence ATGAGAGAAGTTGTGTGTGAAAAAGAAGATATTCATCCCGGTAAGATGAGAAGTGCTACATTAGGGAAGATCCCGATCGTTGTTTGTCGCACGAAAGACGGTGAATTTTACGCATTTGCCAATCGATGTCTGCACCAGGGCGCCCCGCTTTCAGAAGGTATCTTATGTGGTGATACAAAACGTACAGATATTCATGGCAACTATGAATATATTAAAGATGGTGAAATCCTCCGTTGCCCGTGGCATGCGCTCGAATATGACATTAAAAATGATGGTGTTATGCTGGCGGAACCTGACAAAAAATTACGCAGTTTCCAAGTCGCGATTGAGGACGATCAGGTGGTTGTATATAAATAA